The Macrobrachium nipponense isolate FS-2020 chromosome 13, ASM1510439v2, whole genome shotgun sequence genome has a window encoding:
- the LOC135225696 gene encoding biogenesis of lysosome-related organelles complex 1 subunit 2-like isoform X2: protein MESQEKVEGDTDSQEVTARGGFEEDERLSDFGSPKRGPTLSTSTSSFEALDPHDPNLSHLATLMFSHTSNYLQGELSAVLEDYTLLEQMNRSTITKYGDMRQIGGSVSRALKDLNEKYVALQPYLDQIDQIDDSVTKLEAAAYKLDAYSKRLEAKFKSLEKK from the exons ATGGAATCACAAGAAAAAGTAGAGGGAGATACAGACTCTCAAGAGGTTACTGCAAGAGGAGGCTTTGAAGAGGACGAGCGATTGAGTGACTTTGGTTCCCCAAAAAGAGGTCCAACATTATCAACTAGCACCAGTAGCTTTGAAGCTCTTGATCCCCATGATCCCAATCTCAGCCATTTGGCAACTTTGATGTTTTCTCACACATCAAATTATTTACAG GGTGAATTATCAGCAGTTTTAGAAGATTATACTTTGCTGGAGCAGATGAACCGTTCCACCATCACTAAATATGGAGACATGCGTCAAATTGGAGGCAGCGTTAGTCGAGCACTGAAAGATCTCAATGAAAAATATGTTGCTCTTCAACCATATCTTGACCAAATTGACCAGATTGATGACAGTGTGACAAAATTAGAAGCAGCAGCATATAAACTTGATGCTTATTCTAAGAGGTTAGAGGCAAAATTTAAAAGTTTAGAGAAAAAGTAA
- the LOC135225696 gene encoding biogenesis of lysosome-related organelles complex 1 subunit 2-like isoform X1, which produces MASIQRENSCHSWDTVNKPNTKMESQEKVEGDTDSQEVTARGGFEEDERLSDFGSPKRGPTLSTSTSSFEALDPHDPNLSHLATLMFSHTSNYLQGELSAVLEDYTLLEQMNRSTITKYGDMRQIGGSVSRALKDLNEKYVALQPYLDQIDQIDDSVTKLEAAAYKLDAYSKRLEAKFKSLEKK; this is translated from the exons ATGGCCAGCATTCAACGAGAGAATAGTTGTCATTCTTGGGATACTG TCAATAAGCCTAATACAAAAATGGAATCACAAGAAAAAGTAGAGGGAGATACAGACTCTCAAGAGGTTACTGCAAGAGGAGGCTTTGAAGAGGACGAGCGATTGAGTGACTTTGGTTCCCCAAAAAGAGGTCCAACATTATCAACTAGCACCAGTAGCTTTGAAGCTCTTGATCCCCATGATCCCAATCTCAGCCATTTGGCAACTTTGATGTTTTCTCACACATCAAATTATTTACAG GGTGAATTATCAGCAGTTTTAGAAGATTATACTTTGCTGGAGCAGATGAACCGTTCCACCATCACTAAATATGGAGACATGCGTCAAATTGGAGGCAGCGTTAGTCGAGCACTGAAAGATCTCAATGAAAAATATGTTGCTCTTCAACCATATCTTGACCAAATTGACCAGATTGATGACAGTGTGACAAAATTAGAAGCAGCAGCATATAAACTTGATGCTTATTCTAAGAGGTTAGAGGCAAAATTTAAAAGTTTAGAGAAAAAGTAA